A window of Chlorocebus sabaeus isolate Y175 chromosome 14, mChlSab1.0.hap1, whole genome shotgun sequence contains these coding sequences:
- the COX5B gene encoding cytochrome c oxidase subunit 5B, mitochondrial, with protein MASRLLRGAGALAAQALRARGPGGVAAVRSMASGGGIPTDDEQATGLEREVMLAARKGLDPYNILAPKGASGTKEDPNLVPSVTNKRIVGCICEEDNTCVFWFWLHEGEAQRCPHCGAHYKLVPHQLAH; from the exons ATGGCTTCAAGGTTACTTCGTGGAGCTGGAGCGCTGGCCGCGCAGGCCCTGAGGGCTCGCGGCCCCGGTGGCGTGGCTGCGGTGCGCTCCATGGCATCTGGAG GTGGTATTCCCACCGATGACGAGCAGGCAACTGGGTTGGAGAGGGAGGTCATGCTGGCTGCAAGGAAGGGACTG gaccCATACAATATACTGGCCCCAAAGGGAGCTTCAGGCACCAAGGAAGACCCTAATTTAGTTCCCTCCGTCACCAACAAGAGAATAGTGGGCTGCATCT gtGAAGAGGACAATACCTGCGTCTTCTGGTTTTGGCTGCATGAAGGCGAGGCCCAGCGATGCCCCCACTGTGGAGCCCATTACAAGCTGGTGCCCCACCAGCTGGCACACTGA
- the ACTR1B gene encoding beta-centractin isoform X2 has translation MESYDIIANQPVVIDNGSGVIKAGFAGDQIPKYCFPNYVGRPKHMRVMAGALEGDLFIGPKAEEHRGLLTIRYPMEHGVVRDWNDMERIWQYVYSKDQLQTFSEEHPVLLTEAPLNPSKNREKAAEVFFETFNVPALFISMQAVLSLYATGRTTGVVLDSGDGVTHAVPIYEGFAMPHSIMRVDIAGRDVSRYLRLLLRKEGVDFHTSAEFEVVRTIKERACYLSINPQKDEALETEKVQYTLPDGSTLDVGPARFRAPELLFQPDLVGDESEGLHEVLAFAIHKSDMDLRRTLFANIVLSGGSTLFKGFGDRLLSEVKKLAPKDVKIKISAPQERLYSTWIGGSILASLDTFKKMWVSKKEYEEDGSRAIHRKTF, from the exons ATGGAGTCCTACGACATCATCGCCAACCAGCCCGTGGTCATCGACAAC GGTTCCGGGGTGATTAAAGCCGGCTTTGCAGGAGACCAGATTCCCAAATACTGTTTCCCAAACTA TGTCGGGCGGCCCAAGCACATGCGGGTGATGGCTGGAGCCCTGGAGGGGGACCTCTTCATTGGACCAAAAGCAGAG GAGCACCGGGGGCTGCTGACCATCCGCTACCCCATGGAGCACGGCGTGGTGCGAGACTGGAATGACATGGAACGCATCTGGCAGTACGTCTACTCGAAGGACCAGCTGCAGACCTTCTCAGAGGAG CATCCTGTGCTCCTCACGGAGGCCCCGCTCAACCCAAGTAAGAACCGGGAGAAGGCGGCAGAGGTGTTCTTTGAGACCTTCAACGTGCCAGCCCTGTTCATCTCCATGCAGGCTGTGCTCAGTCT GTACGCAACGGGACGCACGACAGGAGTGGTTCTAGACTCGGGGGACGGGGTCACTCACGCCGTGCCCATCTATGAGGGCTTTGCCATGCCTCACTCCATCATGCGGGTGGACATTGCCGGCCGCGACGTCTCCCGCTACCTCCGACTCCTGCTGCGCAAGGAAGGGGTTGACTTCCATACCTCGGCTGAGTTTGAGGTTGTCCGGACAATCAAAGAG CGAGCCTGCTACCTGTCCATCAACCCGCAGAAGGATGAGGCTCTGGAGACGGAGAAGGTGCAGTACACGTTGCCAGACGGCAGCACGCTCGAT GTGGGGCCTGCCCGATTCCGGGCCCCCGAGCTGCTGTTCCAGCCGGACCTTGTAGGGGATGAGAGTGAGGGGCTCCATGAGGTGCTGGCCTTCGCCATACACAAGTCCGACATGGACCTGCGCCGGACACTGTTCGCCAACATCGTGCTCTCGGGTGGCTCGACGCTTTTCAAAG GCTTCGGAGACCGATTACTCAGTGAAGTGAAGAAGCTTGCTCCAAAGGATGTCAAAATCAAG ATCTCAGCCCCGCAGGAACGGCTGTACTCCACGTGGATTGG CGGCTCCATCCTGGCTTCGCTGGACACTTTTAAGAAGATGTGGGTGTCCAAAAAGGAGTATGAAGAGGATGGCTCCCGTGCTATTCATCGCAAAACCTTCTAG
- the ACTR1B gene encoding beta-centractin isoform X1, protein MRVMAGALEGDLFIGPKAEEHRGLLTIRYPMEHGVVRDWNDMERIWQYVYSKDQLQTFSEEHPVLLTEAPLNPSKNREKAAEVFFETFNVPALFISMQAVLSLYATGRTTGVVLDSGDGVTHAVPIYEGFAMPHSIMRVDIAGRDVSRYLRLLLRKEGVDFHTSAEFEVVRTIKERACYLSINPQKDEALETEKVQYTLPDGSTLDVGPARFRAPELLFQPDLVGDESEGLHEVLAFAIHKSDMDLRRTLFANIVLSGGSTLFKGFGDRLLSEVKKLAPKDVKIKISAPQERLYSTWIGGSILASLDTFKKMWVSKKEYEEDGSRAIHRKTF, encoded by the exons ATGCGGGTGATGGCTGGAGCCCTGGAGGGGGACCTCTTCATTGGACCAAAAGCAGAG GAGCACCGGGGGCTGCTGACCATCCGCTACCCCATGGAGCACGGCGTGGTGCGAGACTGGAATGACATGGAACGCATCTGGCAGTACGTCTACTCGAAGGACCAGCTGCAGACCTTCTCAGAGGAG CATCCTGTGCTCCTCACGGAGGCCCCGCTCAACCCAAGTAAGAACCGGGAGAAGGCGGCAGAGGTGTTCTTTGAGACCTTCAACGTGCCAGCCCTGTTCATCTCCATGCAGGCTGTGCTCAGTCT GTACGCAACGGGACGCACGACAGGAGTGGTTCTAGACTCGGGGGACGGGGTCACTCACGCCGTGCCCATCTATGAGGGCTTTGCCATGCCTCACTCCATCATGCGGGTGGACATTGCCGGCCGCGACGTCTCCCGCTACCTCCGACTCCTGCTGCGCAAGGAAGGGGTTGACTTCCATACCTCGGCTGAGTTTGAGGTTGTCCGGACAATCAAAGAG CGAGCCTGCTACCTGTCCATCAACCCGCAGAAGGATGAGGCTCTGGAGACGGAGAAGGTGCAGTACACGTTGCCAGACGGCAGCACGCTCGAT GTGGGGCCTGCCCGATTCCGGGCCCCCGAGCTGCTGTTCCAGCCGGACCTTGTAGGGGATGAGAGTGAGGGGCTCCATGAGGTGCTGGCCTTCGCCATACACAAGTCCGACATGGACCTGCGCCGGACACTGTTCGCCAACATCGTGCTCTCGGGTGGCTCGACGCTTTTCAAAG GCTTCGGAGACCGATTACTCAGTGAAGTGAAGAAGCTTGCTCCAAAGGATGTCAAAATCAAG ATCTCAGCCCCGCAGGAACGGCTGTACTCCACGTGGATTGG CGGCTCCATCCTGGCTTCGCTGGACACTTTTAAGAAGATGTGGGTGTCCAAAAAGGAGTATGAAGAGGATGGCTCCCGTGCTATTCATCGCAAAACCTTCTAG